A window of the Deinococcus malanensis genome harbors these coding sequences:
- the nhaA gene encoding Na+/H+ antiporter NhaA: MASQPQSPFARFVHSESFAGLLLVVTAIIAFLWANSPWRETYTTMQHTYLGLSLGTSELKLSIEHWVNDGLMAVFFLLVGLEIKRELLIGELASRRRATLAVAAAAGGMVLPGALYYLLNAGGPGASGWGVPMATDIAFALGVLALLGSRIPLGLKVFLTALAIVDDLGAVLVIALFYTESVNLTFLALAALTWGAALLAGLRGAFSMKVYAVLGAVLWYFVLRSGLHATIAGVLLAFTVPIRKPDPGQYLASLADAARPGRGEVVGARLRDLEDLLERAQSPLHRMEHALHPFVTFAVLPVFALVNAGVAVTAGGVGVVSFGVMLGLLLGKPLGVVGGAWLAVRAGVASLPRRVTWAHMVGAGILSGIGFTMSLFVSNLAFDDADLLTQAKLGVLMASVLAALLGAGWLVLTSRKNSSDSDSAL, encoded by the coding sequence ATGGCGTCCCAGCCCCAATCCCCCTTTGCGCGCTTCGTTCATAGTGAATCCTTCGCCGGGCTCCTGCTGGTCGTCACCGCCATCATTGCGTTCCTGTGGGCCAACTCGCCCTGGCGTGAAACGTACACCACCATGCAGCACACGTACCTGGGACTGTCCCTGGGCACCTCAGAGCTGAAGCTGTCCATCGAGCACTGGGTCAACGACGGCCTGATGGCGGTGTTCTTCCTTCTGGTCGGGCTCGAGATCAAGCGGGAACTGCTGATCGGTGAGCTGGCCTCCCGGCGCCGCGCAACCCTGGCGGTCGCGGCAGCAGCCGGAGGCATGGTCCTGCCCGGTGCGCTGTACTACCTCCTGAACGCCGGTGGACCCGGAGCGTCCGGCTGGGGCGTACCGATGGCCACCGACATCGCTTTCGCGCTTGGCGTCCTGGCCCTGCTGGGCTCCCGTATTCCCCTCGGACTGAAGGTCTTCCTGACGGCCCTGGCCATCGTGGATGATCTTGGCGCCGTCCTGGTCATTGCCTTGTTCTATACCGAGAGCGTCAACCTTACCTTCCTGGCGCTCGCAGCACTCACCTGGGGGGCTGCCCTCCTGGCCGGCCTGAGAGGCGCATTCAGCATGAAGGTGTACGCCGTGCTGGGGGCTGTGCTGTGGTACTTCGTCCTGAGGTCCGGTCTGCACGCCACCATCGCAGGGGTGCTGCTCGCGTTCACGGTGCCGATCCGCAAGCCCGATCCAGGGCAGTACCTGGCTTCCCTGGCAGACGCCGCACGGCCCGGACGGGGCGAGGTGGTCGGCGCACGCCTGCGGGACCTGGAAGACCTGCTCGAACGGGCCCAAAGCCCGCTTCACCGCATGGAGCATGCCCTGCACCCGTTCGTGACCTTTGCGGTCCTTCCGGTATTCGCGCTGGTCAATGCCGGGGTTGCGGTGACTGCTGGCGGCGTGGGAGTCGTCTCGTTCGGCGTGATGTTAGGCCTGCTGCTCGGGAAGCCCCTCGGGGTGGTCGGAGGCGCCTGGTTGGCGGTCCGTGCGGGTGTAGCGTCCCTGCCCCGGCGGGTCACATGGGCGCATATGGTGGGAGCTGGGATTCTGTCCGGAATCGGTTTCACCATGAGCCTGTTCGTCTCGAACCTGGCTTTCGATGACGCGGACCTCCTGACACAGGCGAAGCTGGGCGTGCTGATGGCCTCGGTCCTCGCGGCGCTGCTGGGGGCGGGGTGGTTGGTCCTGACATCGAGAAAAAACTCCAGCGATTCAGACTCAGCGCTGTAA